A portion of the Ictalurus punctatus breed USDA103 unplaced genomic scaffold, Coco_2.0 tig00163737, whole genome shotgun sequence genome contains these proteins:
- the LOC108262325 gene encoding histone H3 — protein MARTKQTARKSTGGKAPRKQLATKAARKSAPATGGVKKPHRYRPGTVALREIRRYQKSTELLIRKLPFQRLVREIAQDFKTDLRFQSSAVMALQEASEAYLVGLFEDTNLCAIHAKRVTIMPKDIQLARRIRGERA, from the coding sequence AtggcaagaaccaagcagaccgCCCGTAAGTCCACCGGTGGCAAAGCGCCAAGGAAGCAGCTCGCTACTAAGGCTGCTCGCAAGAGTGCGCCGGCTACCGGCGGCGTGAAGAAGCCTCACCGTTACAGGCCCGGCACCGTGGCTCTGAGGGAGATCCGTCGTTATCAGAAGTCTACTGAGCTGCTCATCCGCAAGCTGCCCTTCCAGCGCCTGGTGCGAGAAATCGCTCAGGACTTCAAGACCGACTTGCGTTTCCAGAGCTCGGCCGTCATGGCCCTGCAGGAGGCGAGCGAGGCATACCTGGTCGGTCTGTTCGAGGACACCAATCTGTGCGCTATCCacgccaagagagtgaccatcatgcccaaggatattcagctggcccgccgtattcgcggagaacgcgcttaa
- the LOC128632693 gene encoding histone H1-like: protein MAEVAPAPAAAPAKAPKKKAASRAKKAGPSVGELIVKAVSSSKERSGVSLAALKKALAAGGYDVEKNNSRVKIAVKGLVTKGTLVQTKGTGASGSFKLNKKQTEAKKPVKKAAPKAKKPAAKKPAATKKPKKVAAKKPAAAAKKSPKKAKKPTAAAKKATKSPKKVKKPATPKKAAKSPKKAKAVKPKTTKPKAAKAKKAAPKKK from the coding sequence ATGGCAGAAGTCGCACCCGCTCCCGCCGCCGCGCCGGCCAAAGCGCCCAAGAAGAAAGCAGCTTCGAGAGCAAAAAAAGCCGGCCCTAGCGTCGGCGAGCTGATCGTCAAAGCCGTTTCCTCGTCTAAGGAGAGGAGCGGCGTGTCTCTCGCTGCTCTGAAGAAAGCGCTGGCTGCCGGCGGATACGATGTGGAGAAGAACAATTCCCGCGTCAAGATCGCTGTTAAGGGTCTCGTGACTAAAGGCACTCTAGTGCAGACCAAAGGGACCGGCGCGTCTGGCTCTTTCAAGCTGAACAAGAAGCAGACCGAAGCCAAGAAGCCCGTGAAGAAAGCCGCGCCCAAAGCGAAAAAGCCCGCCGCCAAAAAGCCCGCCGCTACTAAGAAGCCCAAGAAGGTAGCGGCCAAGAAACCCGCCGCCGCGGCCAAGAAATCTCCTAAGAAGGCGAAGAAGCCCACAGCCGCGGCAAAGAAAGCCACCAAGAGCCCGAAGAAGGTGAAAAAGCCCGCGACCCCTAAAAAGGCAGCCAAGAGCCCCAAGAAAGCGAAAGCTGTCAAGCCCAAGACCACAAAGCCTAAAGCGGCAAAGGCGAAGAAGGCAGCACccaaaaagaagtaa
- the LOC108262324 gene encoding histone H2A: protein MSGRGKTGGKARAKAKTRSSRAGLQFPVGRVHRLLRKGNYAERVGAGAPVYLAAVLEYLTAEILELAGNAARDNKKTRIIPRHLQLAVRNDEELNKLLGGVTIAQGGVLPNIQAVLLPKKTEKAVKTK from the coding sequence ATGagtggcagaggaaaaaccggcgGAAAGGCTAGAGCTAAAGCCAAGACTCGTTCATCCAgggctggacttcagttccccgtGGGACGTGTGCACAGGCTTCTGCGTAAAGGCAATTATGCCGAGCGCGTCGGTGCCGGCGCTCCGGTCTACCTGGCCGCAGTGTTGGAGTATCTGACCGCTGAGATCCTGGAGTTGGCCGGTAACGCCGCCCGTGATAATAAGAAGACTCGTATCATTCCCCGCCACTTGCAGCTCGCCGTGCGTAACGACGAGGAGCTGAACAAACTGCTTGGCGGAGTAACCATCGCTCAAGGTGGTGTGCTACCCAACATTCAGGCTGTGCTTCTGCCTAAAAAGACCGAGAAGGCCGTCAAGACCAAGTAA